One genomic window of Carassius gibelio isolate Cgi1373 ecotype wild population from Czech Republic chromosome A10, carGib1.2-hapl.c, whole genome shotgun sequence includes the following:
- the LOC128020996 gene encoding 39S ribosomal protein L48, mitochondrial-like isoform X1 translates to MRLTGHLCQICQKEERIIKLRLQWYQLVLLLQNTRALVCAASSLQSQVLTKQMPLGVLLTNRHYRSMPTHGIGRYRHLLPKALPKKKKEKVQAKQIKAATATEFGVFNVCVSGYDMTLVEHYSQYIHNLCNHLDIRVDESCALPTKTTEVMVMQEQGTKMYVDAVLKTHERIVQISEMKATLFPIFMEVILKNQPEGVRLCLKQHTEADYQARFKTRPELEGLLAKINN, encoded by the exons ATGAGATTGACAGGACACCTGTGTCAGATATGTCAGAAAGAGGAACGGATCATCAAACTGAGACTTCAGTGGTATCAATTA GTTTTATTGCTTCAGAACACACGGGCGCTGGTTTGTGCAGCATCATCGCTTCA AAGTCAAGTGTTAACTAAACAAATGCCATTGG GTGTTTTGCTGACTAACAGACATTATAGATCAATGCCCACACATGGTATTGGAAGATACAGACATCTTCTTCCAAAAGCATTG ccaaagaagaagaaggagaaagtTCAAGCGAAGCAGATAAAAGCTGCGACAGCAACAGAGTTTGgtgtgtttaatgtgtgtgtttccGGTTATGACATGACTCTAGTGGAACACTATTCCCAATATATCCACAATCTCTGCAATCATTTGGACATCAGAGTCGATGAAAG ttgTGCCCTGCCTACGAAAACCACAGAGGTCATGGTGATGCAGGAGCAAGGCACTAAGATGTATGTAGATGCGGTCCTGAAAACCCATGAGCGTATTGTTCAG ATCAGTGAAATGAAGGCGACACTTTTTCCCATATTTATGGAAGTCATTCTGAAGAACCAGCCTGAGGGGGTGCGACTTTGTCTGAAGCAG cacaCAGAAGCAGATTATCAAGCCCGGTTCAAAACAAGACCTGAGCTTGAGGGGCTTCTcgcaaaaattaataattaa
- the LOC128020996 gene encoding 39S ribosomal protein L48, mitochondrial-like isoform X2: MNTLLNKVLLLQNTRALVCAASSLQSQVLTKQMPLGVLLTNRHYRSMPTHGIGRYRHLLPKALPKKKKEKVQAKQIKAATATEFGVFNVCVSGYDMTLVEHYSQYIHNLCNHLDIRVDESCALPTKTTEVMVMQEQGTKMYVDAVLKTHERIVQISEMKATLFPIFMEVILKNQPEGVRLCLKQHTEADYQARFKTRPELEGLLAKINN, translated from the exons ATGAACACTTTACTGAACAAG GTTTTATTGCTTCAGAACACACGGGCGCTGGTTTGTGCAGCATCATCGCTTCA AAGTCAAGTGTTAACTAAACAAATGCCATTGG GTGTTTTGCTGACTAACAGACATTATAGATCAATGCCCACACATGGTATTGGAAGATACAGACATCTTCTTCCAAAAGCATTG ccaaagaagaagaaggagaaagtTCAAGCGAAGCAGATAAAAGCTGCGACAGCAACAGAGTTTGgtgtgtttaatgtgtgtgtttccGGTTATGACATGACTCTAGTGGAACACTATTCCCAATATATCCACAATCTCTGCAATCATTTGGACATCAGAGTCGATGAAAG ttgTGCCCTGCCTACGAAAACCACAGAGGTCATGGTGATGCAGGAGCAAGGCACTAAGATGTATGTAGATGCGGTCCTGAAAACCCATGAGCGTATTGTTCAG ATCAGTGAAATGAAGGCGACACTTTTTCCCATATTTATGGAAGTCATTCTGAAGAACCAGCCTGAGGGGGTGCGACTTTGTCTGAAGCAG cacaCAGAAGCAGATTATCAAGCCCGGTTCAAAACAAGACCTGAGCTTGAGGGGCTTCTcgcaaaaattaataattaa
- the LOC128020997 gene encoding ras-related protein Rab-6A isoform X2, with protein sequence MSATGDFGNPLRKFKLVFLGEQSVGKTSLITRFMYDSFDNTYQATIGIDFLSKTMYLEDRTIRLQLWDTAGQERFRSLIPSYIRDSAAAVVVYDITNVNSFQQTTKWIDDVRTERGGDVIIMLVGNKTDLADKRQVSIEEGERKAKELNVMFIETSAKAGYNVKQLFRRVAAALPGMESTQDKSREDMIDIKLEKPPEQPVSEGGCSC encoded by the exons ATGTCTGCAACAGGAGATTTCGGCAACCCGCTCCGCAAATTCAAGCTGGTGTTTCTGGGAGAACAGAGCG tgGGAAAGACATCGTTGATCACCAGATTTATGTATGACAGTTTTGATAATACCTACCAG GCCACAATAGGAATTGATTTCTTGTCGAAAACAATGTATCTTGAGGACAGAACA ATCAGGCTGCAGCTTTGGGACACAGCAGGACAGGAGCGTTTCCGTAGTCTCATTCCCAGTTACATCAGagactctgctgctgctgttgtagTTTACGACATCACAA ATGTCAACTCATTCCAGCAGACCACTAAATGGATCGATGATGTCCGAACAGAACGGGGAGGTGATGTCATAATCATGCTGGTGGGAAACAAAACAGACCTTGCAGATAAAAG GCAAGTTTCTATTGAGGAAGGAGAGAGGAAAGCCAaagaactgaatgtaatgtttattgAAACTAGCGCTAAAGCCGGATACAACGTCAAACAG CTTTTCCGGCGTGTAGCAGCAGCTCTTCCTGGTATGGAGAGCACACAAGACAAGAGCAGAGAAGACA TGATTGACATAAAATTGGAAAAGCCGCCAGAGCAGCCGGTCAGCGAAGGCGGCTGTTCATGCTGA
- the LOC128020997 gene encoding ras-related protein Rab-6A isoform X1, with amino-acid sequence MSATGDFGNPLRKFKLVFLGEQSVGKTSLITRFMYDSFDNTYQATIGIDFLSKTMYLEDRTVRLQLWDTAGQERFRSLIPSYIRDSTVAVVVYDITNVNSFQQTTKWIDDVRTERGGDVIIMLVGNKTDLADKRQVSIEEGERKAKELNVMFIETSAKAGYNVKQLFRRVAAALPGMESTQDKSREDMIDIKLEKPPEQPVSEGGCSC; translated from the exons ATGTCTGCAACAGGAGATTTCGGCAACCCGCTCCGCAAATTCAAGCTGGTGTTTCTGGGAGAACAGAGCG tgGGAAAGACATCGTTGATCACCAGATTTATGTATGACAGTTTTGATAATACCTACCAG GCCACAATAGGAATTGATTTCTTGTCGAAAACAATGTATCTTGAGGACAGAACA GTGCGGCTGCAGCTTTGGGACACAGCAGGACAGGAGCGCTTCCGCAGTCTGATTCCCAGCTATATCCGGGACTCTACTGTTGCCGTGGTAGTCTATGACATCACAA ATGTCAACTCATTCCAGCAGACCACTAAATGGATCGATGATGTCCGAACAGAACGGGGAGGTGATGTCATAATCATGCTGGTGGGAAACAAAACAGACCTTGCAGATAAAAG GCAAGTTTCTATTGAGGAAGGAGAGAGGAAAGCCAaagaactgaatgtaatgtttattgAAACTAGCGCTAAAGCCGGATACAACGTCAAACAG CTTTTCCGGCGTGTAGCAGCAGCTCTTCCTGGTATGGAGAGCACACAAGACAAGAGCAGAGAAGACA TGATTGACATAAAATTGGAAAAGCCGCCAGAGCAGCCGGTCAGCGAAGGCGGCTGTTCATGCTGA
- the LOC128020994 gene encoding mitochondrial uncoupling protein 2-like, producing MVGFRASDVPPTATVKFIGAGTAACIADLFTFPLDTAKVRLQIQGETKSPVNTGHGPVKYRGVFGTISTMVRVEGPRSLYSGLVAGLQRQMSFASVRIGLYDSVKQFYTKGSDHVGIGSRLMAGCTTGAMAVALAQPTDVVKVRFQAQVSTGASKRYHGTINAYRTIAKEEGFRGLWKGTGPNITRNAIVNCTELVTYDLIKDALLKSLLMNDDLPCHFTSAFGAGFCTTVIASPVDVVKTRYMNSAPGQYSSALNCAVAMLTKEGPKAFYKGFMPSFLRLGSWNVVMFVTYEQLKRAMMAARHNWVTPL from the exons ATGGTTGGATTCAGAGCTAGTGATGTGCCTCCTACAGCCACTGTGAAGTTTATTGGTGCAGGAACTGCAGCCTGCATTGCAGACCTCTTCACATTTCCACTGGACACAGCAAAAGTTAGACTTCAG ATTCAGGGGGAGACCAAAAGTCCCGTGAACACAGGCCATGGTCCCGTGAAATATCGTGGAGTATTTGGCACGATCAGCACCATGGTGCGTGTTGAGGGGCCGCGCAGTCTCTATAGTGGGCTGGTTGCAGGACTGCAGCGTCAGATGAGCTTTGCCTCTGTACGCATTGGCCTCTACGATTCTGTCAAGCAGTTCTACACCAAAGGCTCAGATC ATGTTGGGATTGGCAGTCGACTGATGGCTGGCTGTACGACTGGAGCCATGGCAGTGGCTCTGGCCCAACCCACCGATGTGGTGAAGGTACGATTTCAGGCTCAAGTCAGCACTGGGGCCAGTAAACGTTACCATGGTACTATAAATGCATATCGGACCATTGCAAAGGAAGAGGGGTTTCGTGGTTTGTGGAAAG GAACTGGCCCAAACATCACCCGCAATGCCATTGTGAACTGTACTGAGCTGGTGACCTATGACCTTATCAAAGACGCACTTCTAAAATCACTGCTAATGAATG ATGATCTTCCCTGCCATTTCACATCTGCATTCGGAGCTGGTTTCTGCACTACAGTTATTGCTTCTCCTGTTGATGTTGTGAAGACAAGATACATGAACTCCGCCCCGGGCCAGTACAGCAGTGCCCTCAACTGTGCTGTAGCCATGCTGACTAAAGAGGGACCAAAGGCTTTTTACAAGGG ATTCATGCCATCGTTCCTGAGGCTGGGCTCCTGGAATGTGGTTATGTTTGTCACCTATGAACAGCTGAAACGGGCCATGATGGCAGCACGTCATAACTGGGTCACCCCTCTTTAA